The Aureitalea marina genome includes a window with the following:
- a CDS encoding Maf family nucleotide pyrophosphatase: MLNQLLGDREVILASGSPRRVELLSGLLSNFRQEVRPVEEVYDPSLKGHQITDYLAQLKADAFHDISSKQIVITSDTIVWHQGKALEKPADHGDAFRMIKSLSNEMHEVFTSVCFKNIDQQITFYDSTRVWFEELTDQEIDFYIDNFKPFDKAGAYGVQDWLGYAGIHRLEGSYFTVMGFPTHLVYKNLKALLGSK, from the coding sequence ATGTTGAATCAATTATTGGGAGATAGAGAAGTTATCCTTGCCTCCGGATCTCCCAGGCGGGTAGAATTACTTTCTGGCCTGCTTTCCAATTTCAGGCAGGAAGTCAGACCGGTCGAAGAGGTCTATGACCCGTCGCTTAAAGGTCATCAGATCACCGATTACCTTGCACAGTTAAAGGCCGATGCCTTTCACGATATCTCTTCTAAACAGATCGTGATAACCAGCGATACCATTGTTTGGCATCAAGGCAAGGCCCTTGAGAAACCGGCCGATCACGGAGACGCATTCCGAATGATAAAAAGTCTGAGCAATGAGATGCATGAGGTCTTCACTTCGGTGTGTTTCAAGAATATCGACCAACAAATCACCTTTTACGACAGCACCAGAGTTTGGTTTGAAGAACTGACCGATCAGGAGATCGATTTTTATATAGACAACTTCAAACCCTTTGATAAAGCAGGGGCTTACGGGGTACAAGACTGGTTAGGTTATGCTGGAATCCACCGACTGGAGGGGTCCTATTTCACAGTAATGGGGTTTCCCACACACCTGGTTTATAAAAACCTTAAGGCTTTACTGGGGTCGAAATGA
- a CDS encoding septum formation inhibitor Maf, with protein sequence MHSFFLNCFLIMVLIIGFSACDQASSSAPYGLTDNTVLSLRDLPSEFQEYWYSGQAEVTSYELVQERYGELREGTAVTIFVTEDFNPEKQVKADGRGSENISVLKLNLTKKFITGIYPYSIMNSSFQPVQRHGHALKLTHSMQEWCGQGFAQLNNREEFEIDSYSYFESESDQAITLPKVWLESELWNLMRINPGELPQGDIDAIPSFEFLRMYHRPIKTYRAKTQMDTAQGMMRYTIRFPELKHAMSWYVNGSFPYEIIGWDEENPNGLKTRAIRKKKLKTAYWNLNQNADQVWRDSLAL encoded by the coding sequence ATGCATTCGTTTTTCCTCAATTGCTTCTTGATCATGGTTTTGATCATCGGTTTTTCTGCCTGTGATCAGGCTAGTTCGTCCGCGCCATACGGGCTGACCGATAACACAGTTCTCTCCCTACGAGATCTTCCCTCAGAATTTCAAGAGTATTGGTATTCCGGCCAGGCTGAGGTGACCAGTTATGAATTGGTACAGGAACGTTATGGAGAATTAAGGGAAGGAACCGCTGTAACCATATTTGTAACAGAAGATTTCAACCCGGAGAAACAAGTAAAGGCAGATGGTAGAGGTTCAGAAAATATTTCGGTACTAAAACTCAATCTAACTAAGAAGTTTATCACTGGAATCTACCCCTATTCCATTATGAATAGTAGTTTTCAGCCGGTTCAAAGACATGGACATGCGCTCAAACTAACACATAGTATGCAGGAGTGGTGTGGACAGGGTTTTGCTCAACTCAATAATCGGGAAGAATTTGAAATAGACTCCTATTCCTATTTTGAATCGGAATCGGATCAGGCCATCACCCTACCTAAGGTGTGGTTAGAATCTGAGCTCTGGAACCTGATGCGCATCAACCCCGGCGAATTACCTCAAGGGGATATTGATGCCATCCCTTCCTTTGAGTTTTTAAGGATGTATCACAGACCAATTAAAACCTATCGCGCCAAAACCCAAATGGATACGGCCCAGGGAATGATGCGCTATACCATTCGTTTCCCTGAACTTAAACACGCTATGAGCTGGTATGTGAATGGAAGTTTCCCTTACGAGATCATTGGCTGGGACGAGGAAAATCCGAACGGTCTTAAAACAAGGGCCATCCGAAAGAAGAAGTTGAAAACAGCTTACTGGAACCTCAATCAAAATGCGGATCAAGTTTGGAGGGATTCGCTGGCGCTCTAA
- a CDS encoding PIG-L family deacetylase: MTKNYPCLWLFILLLSPAIWAQSPNKPSASQLYDDLQKLNFLGTALYVAAHPDDENTRLISYLSNHVKARTAYLSLTRGDGGQNLIGPEIRELLGVIRTQELLAARRTDGGEQFFTRANDFGYSKHPDETLAIWNKEEVLGDVVRAIRRFKPDVIINRFNHRNPGTTHGHHTSSAMLSMEAFDLVGDATKYPETAEEFGTWQPKRLFFNTSWWFYGSQENFDKADKSNLISVDAGTYYPSTGLSNGEIAAYSRSMHKSQGFGSTGSRGSAIEWLEFLKGDPLLENKGIFDGIDTSWNRIQGGQAILDILGPLESDFNFDDPSSMVPDLMRARKLIMELEDAYWGTLKLEQIDQLIAHCSGLFIEAVATSNQINPGDVASITIEAINRSELQIELIDVSNLQGDKLLAVNSSLGNNERNRLETSTETVLPEGLAYSAPYWLNEKGSLGMYSAPKDLIGYPETPAPAVIQANLTIDGEPFSLSREVVYKYNDPVDGEVYQPFEVLPEVTASISEKVIIFSTDQAHNLPVKVKAGRDNISGFISLQHPEGWTVEPAEIPFNMERQGEEISLNFRVIPPADQSEGTLRPLIRVGDRFHDLEMITIDYPHIPYQRVLMPSQAKVVRIPIQKKGDLIGYIEGAGDAIPESLKQIGYRVERVDPSEMTIESLKQYDALVVGIRAYNTVPELQFKQDVLMDYVKQGGTMLVQYNTNRRLVTQNLAPFDLKLSRDRVTDEQSPVTILAPEHPALNYPNKITLNDFHGWVQERGLYFPNEWSAEFTPLLAMNDPNGDPSQGSLLIAKYGKGHYIYTGLSFFRELPAGVPGAYRLFANLLSLGK; the protein is encoded by the coding sequence ATGACCAAAAATTACCCTTGCCTGTGGCTGTTTATACTGCTGCTTTCTCCTGCAATTTGGGCACAATCACCAAACAAACCTTCAGCTTCACAGCTCTATGACGATCTCCAGAAACTGAATTTCCTGGGAACGGCCTTATATGTTGCCGCCCACCCTGACGACGAGAATACTCGCCTGATCTCATACCTTTCTAACCATGTGAAGGCCAGAACTGCCTATCTATCGTTGACAAGAGGCGATGGTGGTCAAAACCTGATCGGGCCGGAGATCCGAGAATTGCTGGGTGTGATCAGAACCCAAGAACTTTTAGCCGCTCGCAGGACTGATGGCGGCGAGCAATTTTTTACCCGTGCGAACGACTTTGGTTATTCCAAACATCCGGACGAAACCCTGGCTATTTGGAACAAAGAGGAAGTCCTTGGAGACGTGGTTCGAGCGATCAGACGATTCAAACCAGATGTGATTATCAACCGGTTTAACCATAGGAATCCAGGAACCACTCACGGACACCACACCTCTTCCGCCATGTTGAGTATGGAAGCCTTTGACTTGGTCGGAGATGCAACCAAATATCCCGAAACCGCTGAAGAATTTGGGACCTGGCAACCCAAACGATTGTTTTTCAATACGAGTTGGTGGTTTTACGGTAGCCAGGAGAACTTTGACAAAGCGGACAAGAGCAATCTGATCTCAGTGGATGCCGGCACCTACTATCCATCTACCGGCCTTTCCAATGGCGAGATTGCCGCCTACAGTCGGAGTATGCATAAATCACAGGGGTTTGGTAGCACCGGTAGTCGAGGAAGTGCAATAGAGTGGCTGGAATTCTTAAAAGGAGATCCGCTTTTAGAAAATAAAGGCATTTTCGATGGTATCGACACTTCCTGGAATCGAATACAAGGAGGACAGGCCATACTGGATATACTAGGACCTCTTGAGTCCGATTTCAACTTTGACGACCCCTCTTCCATGGTTCCAGACCTGATGCGCGCCAGGAAATTGATCATGGAGCTAGAGGACGCATATTGGGGAACCTTGAAATTGGAGCAGATCGACCAACTGATCGCTCATTGTTCCGGACTCTTTATTGAAGCAGTCGCAACATCTAATCAGATCAACCCAGGTGATGTGGCAAGTATCACCATCGAGGCCATCAACCGCAGTGAGCTCCAAATAGAGTTGATCGATGTATCTAATCTGCAAGGTGACAAACTTTTGGCCGTCAATTCGTCCTTAGGCAATAATGAGCGAAATCGACTGGAAACTTCAACGGAGACGGTTTTGCCGGAGGGTTTGGCCTATTCAGCACCCTACTGGCTCAACGAGAAAGGCAGCCTGGGGATGTACTCAGCCCCCAAAGATCTGATCGGTTATCCGGAAACTCCAGCTCCCGCTGTGATACAGGCTAACTTGACAATTGATGGTGAACCTTTCTCCCTTAGCAGAGAAGTGGTTTATAAATACAATGACCCCGTAGATGGAGAGGTCTATCAGCCCTTCGAGGTCCTGCCGGAGGTGACGGCTTCTATCAGTGAAAAGGTGATAATCTTTAGTACGGACCAAGCACATAACCTTCCAGTCAAAGTTAAAGCTGGCCGAGATAACATCAGTGGATTTATCAGTCTGCAACATCCTGAGGGATGGACCGTAGAACCGGCAGAGATTCCATTTAATATGGAACGTCAAGGTGAAGAGATTTCATTGAATTTCCGGGTAATTCCTCCAGCGGATCAGAGTGAAGGTACACTCCGACCATTGATTCGGGTGGGAGATCGTTTCCATGACCTGGAAATGATCACCATCGATTATCCTCATATTCCCTACCAACGGGTCCTGATGCCTTCCCAGGCCAAAGTGGTGCGAATTCCCATTCAAAAGAAAGGTGATTTGATCGGTTACATTGAAGGTGCGGGAGATGCTATCCCTGAAAGTTTGAAACAGATCGGTTATCGTGTAGAACGGGTTGATCCCAGCGAAATGACAATAGAGTCCCTGAAACAATACGACGCTTTGGTGGTCGGAATCCGGGCCTACAACACCGTACCTGAGCTTCAATTCAAACAAGATGTCCTCATGGACTATGTAAAACAAGGCGGCACCATGTTGGTACAGTATAACACCAACAGAAGATTGGTCACACAGAACCTTGCTCCTTTCGATCTGAAACTGTCCCGTGACCGGGTAACGGACGAGCAGAGCCCGGTGACCATACTGGCACCAGAGCATCCTGCACTAAACTATCCCAATAAGATCACCTTGAACGATTTCCATGGCTGGGTGCAAGAGAGAGGATTGTACTTTCCAAATGAGTGGTCTGCAGAGTTTACACCTCTTTTAGCCATGAATGATCCCAATGGGGATCCCAGCCAAGGATCACTCCTGATAGCGAAATACGGCAAAGGTCATTATATTTATACCGGCTTGAGCTTTTTCCGAGAGCTTCCCGCAGGTGTTCCCGGAGCTTATCGCCTATTTGCTAATTTACTCTCACTTGGAAAATAA
- a CDS encoding sodium:solute symporter translates to MELIDWIVLGATLLFIVLYGTYKSRGSKDVTDYLKGGNKAKWWTIGLSVMATQASAITFLSTPGQAFHDGMGFVQFYFGLPIAMVIICLVFIPIYHKLKVFTAYQFLEGRFDLKTRTLTAILFLIQRGLAAGITIFAPAIILSAVLGWNLTLLNIIIGLLVIVYTVSGGTKAVSLTQKHQMAVIFAGMFIAFLLILNYLPLDITFDKALQIAGDSGKMEILDFGFNLDNRYTFWSGIIGGTFLALSYFGTDQSQVQRYLSGRSVRESQLGLIFNGLLKVPMQFFILLVGVMVFVFYQFNPSPLHFNPTSVNVVKNSKQAEAYVELEKEKKHLDESLIYVQSLLAQTQDETESTNYRKEASQIRAQQEQLREQARELISLADPDAETNDKDYVFIHFILENLPRGLIGLLLAVILSAAMSSTASEINALASTTTIDLYRRNRQGRDDQHYVRISKWFTLLWGLLAIGVACVANLFDNLIQLVNIIGSIFYGNVLGIFLLAFFIRYVGSKAVFIAAIITQLIIIGIWYIDLMPYLWLNLVGCALVMILAILLQAIFGKTKA, encoded by the coding sequence ATGGAGTTGATCGATTGGATCGTTCTGGGGGCGACTTTGCTCTTTATCGTGCTTTATGGCACCTACAAAAGTAGGGGTAGCAAGGATGTGACGGATTATTTGAAAGGCGGAAATAAAGCCAAATGGTGGACCATCGGACTCAGTGTCATGGCGACCCAGGCAAGCGCTATCACCTTCCTGTCTACACCTGGTCAGGCCTTTCACGACGGGATGGGCTTTGTTCAATTTTACTTTGGATTGCCCATAGCTATGGTAATCATCTGCCTGGTCTTCATTCCTATCTATCACAAGCTTAAAGTATTTACTGCCTATCAATTCCTGGAAGGTCGTTTCGATCTAAAGACACGCACCCTGACTGCCATCCTTTTCCTTATTCAGCGAGGACTGGCAGCCGGAATCACCATCTTTGCACCGGCAATCATTCTATCTGCGGTATTGGGTTGGAACCTGACCTTACTCAATATCATTATTGGTTTATTGGTCATAGTCTACACGGTCAGCGGCGGAACCAAAGCCGTATCCCTTACTCAGAAACACCAAATGGCCGTGATCTTTGCGGGAATGTTCATTGCCTTCCTACTCATACTGAATTATCTGCCCCTGGATATTACATTCGATAAGGCTTTGCAGATCGCCGGGGATAGTGGTAAGATGGAGATACTGGATTTTGGATTCAACCTGGATAATAGATATACCTTCTGGAGCGGGATCATAGGCGGAACCTTCCTGGCTTTATCTTATTTTGGAACCGACCAGAGCCAGGTACAACGATATCTGTCGGGAAGGTCAGTGAGAGAGAGTCAATTAGGATTGATCTTTAACGGTCTGCTGAAGGTTCCAATGCAGTTCTTTATTCTTTTAGTGGGAGTAATGGTCTTCGTATTCTATCAATTCAACCCCTCTCCCCTGCATTTCAATCCAACCTCGGTCAATGTGGTCAAGAATTCCAAGCAGGCAGAGGCTTATGTAGAATTGGAGAAGGAAAAGAAGCATCTGGATGAGTCCCTGATCTATGTCCAAAGTTTATTGGCGCAAACCCAAGATGAGACAGAAAGCACCAATTATAGGAAGGAAGCCTCACAGATCAGGGCCCAACAAGAACAATTAAGGGAACAGGCTCGCGAACTGATATCACTGGCCGATCCGGATGCGGAAACCAACGATAAAGACTATGTCTTCATCCACTTTATTCTGGAGAACCTACCCAGGGGTCTAATCGGGCTGTTATTGGCCGTGATCCTATCGGCAGCCATGTCTTCCACAGCTTCAGAGATCAATGCCTTGGCTTCTACCACCACCATCGATCTGTACCGCCGAAACCGGCAAGGAAGAGACGACCAGCATTATGTTCGGATTTCCAAATGGTTTACCCTTCTATGGGGATTATTAGCTATAGGGGTAGCCTGTGTTGCGAACCTCTTTGACAATCTGATCCAACTGGTGAACATCATTGGATCCATCTTCTACGGTAACGTGCTGGGAATCTTCTTACTGGCCTTTTTCATTCGATACGTCGGCTCGAAAGCAGTGTTTATTGCGGCCATCATTACCCAACTTATTATCATTGGAATCTGGTATATCGATCTGATGCCTTATCTGTGGCTTAACTTGGTTGGATGTGCACTGGTGATGATCTTGGCCATACTCCTTCAAGCCATTTTCGGTAAAACCAAGGCATAA
- a CDS encoding helix-turn-helix domain-containing protein, whose protein sequence is MKKKKQPVLEAITPSQGGSIKVERYSDSCNDSAAAWHFHPEMEIVYVDGGAGKRHIGNHISYYQDGDLIFIGANLPHFGFTDRLTGNKSEVVIQAREELFGNSLETIPEMEPINRLFRRSRQGIIFYGETKKKVGVMIDRLPELQPYERLLGFLQILGELAASKEYELLNVDQVILETKPQDTQRLDGIYALVRKEFTRPIALAEVADLVSMTEQAFSRYFKQKTGKTFTQFVNEYRLVHACKLLAEENMSITDTCYASGFNNFSHFNKKFKEFTGKSPSKYRNELHKVVQ, encoded by the coding sequence GTGAAGAAGAAAAAACAACCTGTGCTTGAGGCGATTACACCCTCCCAGGGTGGGTCGATCAAAGTAGAACGGTATTCGGATTCTTGTAATGACTCCGCTGCGGCCTGGCATTTCCACCCGGAAATGGAGATCGTCTACGTGGATGGTGGCGCGGGTAAAAGGCACATTGGAAATCACATTTCCTATTACCAGGACGGCGACCTGATCTTTATCGGAGCCAATCTCCCCCATTTTGGCTTTACCGATCGATTAACGGGTAATAAAAGTGAAGTGGTCATACAGGCCCGGGAAGAACTCTTCGGCAATTCCCTGGAGACCATCCCTGAAATGGAACCCATCAATCGGTTATTCCGCAGAAGTCGTCAAGGGATCATATTTTACGGTGAGACCAAGAAGAAAGTAGGCGTCATGATAGATCGACTGCCGGAATTGCAGCCCTATGAGAGGCTTTTAGGATTTTTACAGATCCTGGGCGAATTGGCAGCCAGCAAGGAATACGAATTGTTAAACGTAGACCAGGTCATCCTCGAGACCAAACCTCAGGATACCCAGCGCCTGGATGGTATCTATGCCCTTGTTCGGAAAGAATTCACCCGCCCCATTGCCCTGGCAGAGGTTGCGGACCTGGTCAGTATGACCGAACAGGCATTTAGCCGATATTTCAAACAGAAAACAGGTAAGACCTTTACACAATTCGTCAACGAATATCGATTGGTACATGCCTGTAAATTACTGGCTGAAGAGAATATGAGTATTACGGACACGTGCTATGCCAGTGGTTTCAACAACTTCTCCCACTTCAACAAGAAATTCAAGGAATTCACCGGTAAGAGCCCTTCTAAATATCGGAACGAACTTCACAAAGTAGTCCAATAA
- a CDS encoding DUF2911 domain-containing protein, with amino-acid sequence MKKFVIFAALTALISTTYGQIQTPAPSPFQKIEQKVGLTDVTVEYSRPSMKGRAIFGDLVPYGQVWRTGANANTKITFSNDVMIADGVLKAGSYAIYSKPEAGSWEVMFYSDANNWGTPAEWDESKVAARVRVSTVPMNMDVETFTITFDDLKSDSANMGIIWESTYVAVPIKFMTDDAVMASIENVMNGPASADYYAAAVYYMESGKDIEKAKMWIDKAIEMRESPAFWYHRQQSLIYAKSGDKNGAIKAAQTSLRLAQEAGNNDYVSLNTKSLKEWGAL; translated from the coding sequence ATGAAAAAATTCGTCATTTTCGCTGCCCTGACCGCGCTTATTTCTACTACTTATGGGCAGATACAGACTCCTGCACCTTCGCCTTTTCAGAAGATCGAACAAAAGGTAGGATTGACCGATGTTACTGTGGAATACTCAAGACCATCCATGAAGGGTCGTGCCATTTTTGGGGACCTAGTTCCTTATGGGCAAGTATGGAGAACAGGAGCTAATGCCAATACGAAGATCACCTTTAGCAATGATGTGATGATCGCCGACGGTGTATTAAAGGCTGGGTCTTATGCTATCTACTCTAAGCCTGAGGCCGGTAGCTGGGAAGTGATGTTCTACTCCGATGCCAACAATTGGGGGACGCCAGCCGAATGGGATGAGAGTAAGGTAGCAGCACGAGTGCGGGTAAGCACTGTTCCTATGAACATGGACGTGGAGACCTTTACCATTACTTTTGACGATCTTAAGAGCGATTCCGCTAATATGGGAATCATTTGGGAGAGTACCTATGTGGCTGTACCGATCAAATTTATGACCGACGATGCGGTTATGGCCAGTATTGAGAATGTAATGAACGGCCCTGCCTCGGCGGATTATTATGCGGCAGCTGTTTATTATATGGAATCGGGCAAGGATATCGAAAAAGCTAAAATGTGGATAGACAAGGCCATCGAAATGAGGGAAAGCCCAGCGTTCTGGTATCATCGTCAGCAATCCCTCATCTATGCCAAATCCGGCGATAAGAATGGAGCTATCAAAGCGGCTCAAACTTCCTTGCGTTTGGCCCAGGAGGCGGGCAACAACGATTACGTTTCACTGAACACCAAGTCACTTAAGGAGTGGGGAGCTCTTTAA
- a CDS encoding MIP/aquaporin family protein — protein sequence MNWKAYTAELIGTFGLVFCGTGAMVIDEFTGGTVTHVGIALTFGFIVMGMIYAFGDISGAHINPAVTIAFAYAKKFPWKEVLPYSVAQCTGALLASGLLFWLFPDSSTLGATLPGLGVWKVFVLEILLTFFLMVVIINVSTGAKEIGVIAGLAIGGMVLLEAMFAGPVTGASMNPARSLAPAIWSGNLTDLWIYIAAPIIGALLAVASCRLVKFDGCCDEAC from the coding sequence ATGAATTGGAAGGCATATACGGCAGAACTTATCGGAACTTTTGGACTGGTATTTTGCGGGACCGGGGCAATGGTGATCGATGAGTTTACCGGGGGAACAGTGACCCATGTGGGTATTGCCCTGACCTTTGGCTTCATTGTAATGGGGATGATCTATGCCTTCGGTGACATAAGTGGAGCCCACATCAATCCTGCTGTTACTATTGCCTTTGCCTATGCTAAGAAATTCCCCTGGAAGGAAGTTTTGCCTTATAGTGTTGCCCAATGTACTGGAGCCCTTTTGGCAAGCGGCCTTTTATTTTGGCTCTTCCCGGATAGCTCTACCTTAGGAGCAACCTTACCCGGTCTTGGTGTATGGAAGGTCTTTGTGTTGGAAATACTGTTGACCTTTTTCTTGATGGTGGTTATCATCAATGTTTCTACAGGGGCTAAAGAAATCGGGGTAATTGCGGGCTTGGCCATCGGTGGGATGGTCCTATTAGAAGCCATGTTTGCGGGACCCGTAACAGGGGCTTCCATGAACCCGGCTCGCTCACTGGCACCTGCAATTTGGTCTGGGAACCTAACCGATCTCTGGATCTACATCGCAGCCCCAATTATTGGAGCTCTTTTGGCTGTGGCAAGTTGTCGTTTGGTCAAGTTTGATGGCTGCTGCGACGAAGCTTGTTAA
- a CDS encoding SRPBCC family protein yields MKIYQVHTTQRLPINMDTAWNFLTDPNNLKTITPNYMGFEILSGADREMYTGQLIEYNVTPVLGIKTKWVTEITHVAQKEYFVDEQLYGPYALWHHKHFIRPVDGGVEMEDLIHYKIPMGWLGQLLHPILVKPKLTQIFEYRRKKLAELFGELPA; encoded by the coding sequence ATGAAGATATACCAAGTTCATACCACACAAAGACTGCCCATAAACATGGACACGGCCTGGAATTTCCTGACAGATCCCAATAATTTAAAGACCATTACTCCAAATTATATGGGATTTGAGATCCTCAGTGGGGCAGACCGGGAAATGTATACGGGACAGTTGATCGAATACAATGTGACTCCGGTACTGGGAATTAAGACCAAATGGGTTACCGAGATCACTCATGTTGCTCAGAAGGAATATTTTGTGGATGAACAGCTATACGGGCCCTATGCCCTGTGGCACCACAAGCATTTCATTAGACCTGTTGATGGCGGAGTCGAAATGGAAGACCTCATCCACTACAAGATCCCCATGGGTTGGTTGGGACAGCTATTACACCCCATCCTGGTCAAGCCCAAACTGACACAGATCTTTGAGTACAGAAGAAAAAAACTAGCCGAGCTTTTCGGCGAATTACCAGCATAA
- a CDS encoding SDR family NAD(P)-dependent oxidoreductase, whose protein sequence is MKKNILLIGGSYGIGQGIAQLLSKENHVIVASRTADGVPPNCHHLPFDATQDDVSDLDLPESIDGLVYCPGSINLKPFRALKPDAFRRDMEINLIGLVSVVQGILPRIKKAERSSLVFFSTVAVDLGMPFHTSVAAAKGAVEGFARALAAELAPSVRVNVIAPSLTDTPLAGKLLATDEKKEKMAQRNPLKQVGQIEDLASMAQFLIEDTGKWISGQVFHVDGGMSSLKVD, encoded by the coding sequence ATGAAAAAGAATATTTTATTGATCGGCGGATCCTATGGCATTGGTCAGGGTATTGCCCAGCTCCTATCGAAAGAGAATCACGTAATTGTCGCATCCAGGACAGCAGATGGTGTTCCTCCCAATTGTCATCACTTGCCCTTCGATGCTACCCAGGATGATGTCAGTGACCTGGATCTCCCGGAATCCATAGACGGTCTGGTTTATTGTCCGGGTTCTATAAATCTCAAGCCCTTTCGTGCCCTGAAACCAGACGCTTTTCGCCGGGACATGGAGATCAACTTAATCGGTTTGGTGAGTGTTGTTCAAGGCATTCTTCCTAGGATCAAGAAGGCAGAACGTTCCAGCCTCGTCTTTTTTAGTACCGTTGCCGTGGACCTGGGAATGCCATTTCACACTTCCGTAGCTGCTGCCAAGGGAGCTGTTGAAGGCTTTGCCAGGGCACTTGCGGCAGAACTGGCTCCATCAGTGCGAGTGAATGTGATCGCTCCTTCTTTGACGGATACACCCTTGGCCGGTAAACTTTTGGCTACGGACGAGAAAAAAGAAAAAATGGCTCAGCGCAATCCATTGAAACAGGTAGGACAGATAGAAGATCTGGCTTCCATGGCCCAGTTTCTGATCGAAGATACCGGCAAGTGGATCAGCGGACAAGTCTTTCATGTAGATGGTGGGATGTCCAGTCTAAAAGTAGACTAA
- a CDS encoding cryptochrome/photolyase family protein, with protein MGQALFWFRRDLRLNDNVGLYHALKGESAVIPIFIFDPDILDELEPQDARVTFIHERLDQLSKEIAANGGQLQVFYGKVEEIFRSIFREHAIQAIYSNKDYEPYARQRDAQIAAMAASGDIAFRQFKDQVVFEEDEIVKADGSPYVVYTPYRKKWEERFAVDKPVVLGQPNTQNWQKGLKPKQVSLKEMGFVTADISVPDFRLTSDLIDQYEDQRNFPAKDDATSRLGPHLRFGTVSVRELANFSNSQRNSVFLHQLIWRDFFMQILWHFPHTTERSFKPAYDRINWRNDPEEFERWTKGETGYPMVDAGMRQLVQTGYMHNRVRMVVASFLCKHLLIDWRWGEAFFAKHLLDFELAANVGNWQWAAGSGVDAAPYFRVFNPTTQFKKFDPDTTYVSTWVPHWQELNYPRPMVDHKMARERCLTTYKAALQ; from the coding sequence ATGGGGCAAGCGCTATTTTGGTTTCGACGTGATCTTCGATTAAACGACAATGTTGGCTTGTACCACGCCTTGAAGGGAGAATCGGCGGTCATCCCTATCTTTATTTTCGACCCCGATATCCTCGATGAGTTGGAACCACAAGATGCTCGTGTCACCTTCATCCACGAAAGGCTGGATCAACTCAGCAAGGAAATTGCAGCAAATGGAGGTCAACTCCAGGTCTTTTATGGAAAGGTGGAAGAGATCTTTCGGTCCATTTTTCGTGAACATGCTATCCAGGCAATCTACTCCAATAAGGACTACGAACCTTATGCCAGGCAGCGTGACGCACAAATAGCGGCAATGGCGGCTTCCGGTGACATAGCCTTCCGGCAGTTCAAAGATCAGGTTGTCTTTGAAGAGGACGAGATCGTGAAAGCAGATGGTTCACCCTATGTGGTATATACGCCTTACAGAAAAAAATGGGAAGAACGATTTGCGGTTGACAAGCCTGTTGTCTTGGGGCAACCCAATACACAAAATTGGCAAAAAGGACTCAAACCAAAACAGGTTAGCCTGAAGGAGATGGGTTTTGTAACAGCGGATATCAGTGTACCAGATTTCAGGTTGACTTCAGACCTGATCGATCAATATGAAGATCAGCGAAATTTTCCGGCCAAGGACGATGCGACCAGCCGTTTGGGCCCTCATTTGCGGTTTGGAACAGTTAGCGTAAGAGAATTGGCCAATTTTAGTAATTCCCAACGCAATTCTGTTTTTCTGCATCAATTGATCTGGCGGGATTTCTTTATGCAGATCCTGTGGCATTTTCCGCATACAACTGAACGATCGTTCAAACCAGCTTACGATCGGATCAACTGGAGGAACGATCCGGAGGAATTTGAACGATGGACAAAAGGAGAAACAGGCTATCCTATGGTCGACGCCGGAATGCGGCAATTGGTTCAGACCGGTTATATGCACAATCGGGTACGGATGGTTGTTGCTAGTTTCTTGTGTAAGCACTTACTGATTGATTGGCGATGGGGAGAAGCCTTCTTTGCGAAGCATTTGCTGGACTTTGAACTGGCTGCCAATGTAGGTAACTGGCAATGGGCCGCAGGCAGTGGAGTCGACGCTGCCCCCTATTTCAGGGTCTTCAATCCGACTACTCAGTTCAAGAAATTCGACCCGGATACTACCTATGTATCGACCTGGGTTCCTCATTGGCAGGAACTTAACTATCCAAGACCTATGGTAGATCATAAAATGGCCAGGGAACGATGTTTGACAACTTACAAGGCAGCACTACAATAA